The sequence TCGGGGCCACGTCGAGCGTGCGCGCATCGACGATCATGGACTCGATCTCGATGCCGACACCGTCGAAGAGGCCCAGTCTCGTCATCCGCCCGTCCCATTCGCGACAACCGCGCCTCGTTGCCGCTCGATGCGGTCTCTGAAGTGCTTCATGACGAGGTGGTAGAGCTCGTCCTGCAGAACGGCGTCTTCGATTCCCGATTCGATGCTGGGGTTGTCGTTGATTTCGATCACCACGCACCGCTTTTCGAGTTCCTTCAGATCGACGCCGTAGAGTCCGCGGCCGATGAGATTCGCGGCGCGCACCGCCGTCTGCACCACCAGCGGCGGCGCGTCCTCGACCGGGATCGTATCCACCGGGCCGTAACGCGTGCGCCCGTTCTGGGAGCGCTTCACGATCTGCCAGTGCTTGCCCGCCATGTGATAGCGGCACACGAACAGCGGCTTTCCGTCGAGGACCGTGACGCGCCAGTCGAAAGGCGTCGGGACGAACTCCTGCGCGACGATGAACTCGGATCGTTCGAGCAACTTCTCCGACCCCGATTTCAGTTCGTCCTCGTTCTTCGCCTTGATGACGCCGAACGAGTAGAAGCTGTCGGGTTGCTTGAGCACGACCGGCAGGCCCAGGGTCGGGACGACGGCGTCGAGATTGTCGCGGCTGACGATCATCGTCTTCGGAATTGGAATCTTGTGGCGGCCGAGCAACTCGGCGAGATACACCTTGTTCGTGCAGCGCAGGATCGAATCGGGATCGTCGATCACGACGAGCCCCTCGGCCGCGGCGCGGCGCGCGAAGCGAAAGGTGTAGTGGTTGACGTTGGTGGTGTCGCGGATGAACAGCGCATCGAACTCGCCGATGCGGTCGAAATCCTCGCGCCCGATGATCTCGACCTCGAAGTCGAGCGCCTCCGCGGCCTTGACGAATTTCTTGACCGCCCGCTCGTCCGACGGCGCCGAGTCGTCGCGCGTGTCCCACAGGATCGCCATGTCGTAAAAGCGCTCGGGCCTCTCGCGCACGGGGGCCGGATAGCGTTCGAGATGGCTCTTCGTCGCCGCGATGACAAAGGGCCGGTGCGCCTCGGGGATCTCGCTCGCGGCGATCGGCTTGATGTGCTCGAGCTCCCACGTCTCATGACGGCGGAACTCGGCGCGCAGCAGCGGCGCGCGGAATTTCGCAAAGAGCTTGCCCGCCAGATGGTCGTAGCGCTTGGCGACGTTGCGCCCGAAGTAGACCGACAGCACGAAGTGGTCGGACTGCAGCGGCGCGAGGCTTTTGTCGATCAGTTCGTCGAGGTCGTCGCCGGCGAGTTTGATGATGGTCGCCGACTTCAAATCCTGGATCGTGGAGATCGAGGGCATCACCTTGTGGCCGCGCGCCTCGGCGAGCAGCGACACGTAGTAGCCCACGCTCTGGTAGCGGTACGACCGGCACAGGTTCATGACGCGCAGCCCGCGCTCGCGGGCGAATTCGGGCTGCGTGAGATATTGACGGGCGAGCACCACGCGCACCCCCGGCACGTCGAGCGGCCAGTTGTGCAGCCGCTCAACCACGACGAGGTTTTTCACGGTGTCCGTCGTTTCGCCGGGGTTCGATGAGGAGAAGGTTTGCATCGTAAGTGACGATTCCTAAAAGAATGGCGCCGATCACGCGGTCGATCGCGATCGGGTAATGGTGGCTTTGGGCCACCGGGTTGGGCCACAGGGGGTCGGCCACGAGCACGGTCTTCGAGGCCGAGTCGTATCCGCACAGCACGACGAAGTGCCCCGACGGATCGCCGCGCACGTCATCGTCAACCATGTCATCGCCATACTCGCGCGATGTGCGATGCAAATAGGTCGCCGACAGGCCGGTCAGGATCGGCACGCCTCGCTGCAAATGCTCGCGGATCAAGCGCCGCGTCAGATCCTCGAAACGCAGTTCGCCGCCGAGTTCAAAGAAATCCAGGTACGCCGCGGTCGCCGCCTGCAATCGCCGGCTGCGCTTGTGCGCGGCCTGACGGCGGAGTTTTTCGGCGATGTCGGGCCGCGGCTCCGTGAACCACGTGGGGTCGAAGAGCTTGAGGTTGTACGTGTAGATCGTCGCGGAGTACCCGCGACGAAGCGCGTGCACCGCCAGGAAACCCGCAAGGGTTCCGCCGGTCTCGAGCATGGGGATTTCGGCGGCGATGCCGCGCAGCGAAGCGCGGTCGCCCCAGTATTCGTAAACGGCGTGAAGGCAGGTGGGTCCACAGGTGACGTCGTCCGGCTGACGCCGGATCGGAAACGTCAGGCGCGTCTCCATGTCCATGTGGCCGGGCTGCGTCATGATCCCGCGATTTCTCGGTCGCGCCGCGTTTGTCGCCGTGGCCTTTAGCTAATCGCTTCGCGCGGCGGTGTCAACGAAAACGGTCTTCGTGAGCGTTTCCAAGCCTCGCAGGGGAAGCTCGCGGCCAGTCGTCGCGCGCGGTGAAGTTCCGAGAGAAACAGCCATCGATTGATTCACCTTTTTCCTGGTGTTCATCGTCGATTCGCGGTATGGTTGTTGGTGTTGAACGCCTCGATGGCGTTCTTTGAATCGGGGTCGGCGATGGAAAACAGCAATTCACGATATCATTTTGCGGTTTCATTTCTCCTCGTTTTCATTTTTTGGGCGATTCCGGCTATCGGCGATTGGCGGATCAGCCACGTCGCACCGGGCCAGAGTCTCGGCACGTACGCGCCGCAGCGCATGATCCTGTCCGATCCCGACACGGGTGAGATTCACATCTTCTTCTACGGCCACGCGGTCACGCATGCGATCGTGAACGGCGACGACGTGGAATGGGATATTGTCGATCCAAGCGCGGAAGGGCGAGGTCCGATCTCCGCGGCGTGGACGCAGGACGGGAGACTCGGTGTGGCTTGGGGGGACGCGATCCAGCGGCGGGTTTTTCTCGCCGTGCAGGATGAAGATGGAGAATGGAACGTGCGCGAGGTCGATGACGCATTGCCGATGATCTGGGGTGCGTCGGCGATCGCCCTGGCGTTCGACGGAATGGGAAATGCAATCATCGGGACCCGAGGTTACGACGCGCAGGCACGAGAAGAAATCGTGCGCCTGATTCAGGTGAGCGATACGACGACAACATTGTTCGAGACGGCGGATCACGACGGCGTCGCCGAACTCCTGCGAGGAGCCGACGATGTCGTTTGGTACTTCTACTCGACGTTCGATGACGGCGGTCTGGCGACCATCGACATCGATTCAGGACTGATCTGGGAGGAGTGGACACCCTGGAATTTGACGCCGAGCGGCGAAATGGTCGACCCCGGCGTCGCCCTATGGCCCATCGACAATGGGGTCGCCGGGGCCGTCGTCGGTTCCAGGTTCGTCAGCGGCTATAAGGACAGCTACGAAGACTACGAATGCGCCATCGTCCGAAATTTCGAGTCCGATTTACCGGGCCAATACCGGGATCTCCCGCTGCCTTTCGATCTCCCGAACGAGATCGACGCGGTCGCTGGCTGGGGCACGGACGACGGGGAATTATCGGTGGTGATGGGGAACCGCGGACGGTTGGTCCTTGCCGACTATGATGCGTCGGGAGCGCTGTCGCCGGACTCGACCGTGCTGGAGGTTTCGAGCGCGCCGGATTCCCGCGATCCCCAATTGCGGCTCGATGCCGTGCGCGGCGTCGACGGGCACCCCGTTGCCTCGATGATCGACGAAGGTCGGTTGGAACTCGTTGACCATGACGGCTATGACTGGATGCGCCGGGTTCTCGCCGACTCCGCGATCACACACTCCCCGCACATTTGGATCGATTCGTCCTTGCCCTCGCCGGTCATCGAATTGTTGTCGTATTCCTTTGCGGACGAACCCCGGCTGCGTCTCGACCGCTTCGATTCCACGTGGTCGACCATGACATGGCCCCTTCCGGTGAGTCCGGACGAGTATGAGAGTTCTGTGAATCTCAGTGCCGCGCGCACCGAGGACGGCACCTGGTACGCGCTGATCGAATACCACCTTTATCCCGGGTGGCGCGTGGCGGTGTTCCGATTGGACGCCGACGAGTGGGTTCCCGTCACGTTACCGGTTATGCTCGAATCGTCTCTGGACCCCCAAATGCGAATAGGAGCGGACGGCGAAATCTACATCGGCGCCAGGTCGCTGGGTGGGTATCAGGTGCTCCGGCGAGCGGGAGACGAGTGGGACGTTTTCGACACGGCCGACCAGTTTCCCTTGTCGCCGATGGAGCAGGCCGATTTCTACGTGGATACGAACGGCGACTTCCACGTCCTCGGCACGACCCCCGCCGGTCTCAGCTTGCGATACTTTTTCTATGACACGGACGCAGGCGAATGGAACCGCGAGACCGTGGATGCACCGCTCAGTCGTTGCTCCGCGTCCAGCCGGATTCGCGTTGTGCCCGCCGGAGATGGATCCCAAGTCGTCGCCATGTGTCTGAGCCCCTGGGTCCATGACGACGATCAAGGAAAACTGACGGCGTATGTCCGGACCGACGTCGGAGACTGGCACTCGATCCCCATTCACAATGCGATGTGGTCAGGTGCGGAAGGGGGAATCGACGGCGTGTGGACCGGCGACACGGCAAAATTCGTCATCAGTCACGAAGGGAAGATGAATGTCATTCAGGTCGACGGACTCTCCGTGGAGAGCGATTCGATCGATGGCGCGGTGGGCGGCGGAGCGATCGATCTCCTGATCGCGGAATCGGGAGACGAGTTCATCGCTTACGATTCCGCGGCGGGCGTCGCCCTCGCGTATCCGTCCGAATTGGGCGACACGCTGGAAAGACCCTGGACACCGGATGCGCCGCATGCCGCCGTGCCGATGTCCGAGCTTCCGCTCGAAAGATACGACGGTCGGTGTTCTGATCCGGGCGACGACGATTCGTGGGACGATGACGGCAACGACGACATCGCGGACGACGATCTTTCGGCCGATGACGATTCGGGCGACCCCGGCGACGATGACGACTCCGGAAACCATCACGGCGGCTCGGACAGCGACGACTCGTCCTGGTGCGGTTGAACGCATCGCGGCGATATTCGACCTCCACATGGAATTTTGTTGACACCCGCGCGTCGGCGGACCAACATGGGCGCGCCACCCGTTCGGGGGTCTTCCCATGACGCCGATTCTCCAGGCCGCCGAGTCCGCCACGTGCGGGCAGCCCGACAAACTCTGCGACGTGATCGTCGAGAACATTCTCGACCACATCCTCGCCGACGATCGCTTCGCGCGGGTCGATCTCGACGCGATCGCGACGCGCGGGATGATCCACCTCGCCGGCGAGATCACCACGCGTTCCTACGTGCACCTCGAAGCGATGACGCGCCGCATTCTCGCCGAGGTCGGCTATATCGACCCCGAGACGCAGTTTGTCGCGGGCAGCGTCGCCGTCGTTGCGCTCATCGGCGAGCAGAGTCCCGAGATCGCTCTCGTCGTGGACAACAAGGGCGCGGGAAACCAGTGCGTGTGCGTGGGATACGCGACGTACGAGATGGAGAAGATCGGCATGGCCGGCGACTACGTCCCCTTCGCGCAGTGGCTCGCGCACCGGTTGACGCGCCGGCTCGAAGGCGTGCAGTTCCACGACGGATTCAAGACGCTGTATCCCGACGGCACGAGCCAGGTTGTTGTCGAGTACGCGGGCGGCGTGCCCGTGCGCGTGCTGGACGCCGCCATCGCCTGTCACCACAGCCGCGCGCTGCCGCTCGAGCGAGTGCGCGAACGGCTCCGCGACGAGGTCATCGAACCCGTGCTGGCCGCGCTGCCCGCAGGACTCGTCGCCGACACGCGCCGCCGCGCCAATCACGCCGGGCCGTTCACCGTCGGCGGCCCTGCCGCGGACCTCGGCCAGTCGGCGCGCAAGGGCGTCAGCGACGCCTACGGCACCGCTTGCGCGTTCGGCGGCAGCTCCGCCGTGGGCAAGGACCCGACCAAGACGGACCGGGCCGCGCTCTACATGTCGCGCTATCTGGCGAAAAACCTCGTCGCCGCGGGCTTCGCCGACCGCGCCGAGGTCAGCCTGATCTACGTGCTGGGCGAGGGCGCGCCGATCTCGGTGCAGGTCAACACCTTCGGCACGGGACGCGAGCCCGACGCGCGGCTCGCGGACAAGCTCACGCGCGCGGTCGATCTGACGTGCGCGGGCATCGTCGAGCACCTGCAACTGCGAAAGGTGCGCTACGCTCCGTTCGCTTGCGGCGGGTACTTCGGACGCACCGAGCTCGATGCGCCGTGGGAGCGACTCGACCTGAAAAACGCCCTGACGACAGGCCATTCGTGAAGACGGGAGAACGGCCATGACGACGACCAGACGCCCGGGATTCGCCACGCTGTGCGTTCACGGGCGGAAGCATTGGGACAAGCACGAGGACGATTTCCCGATCCGCAGCGTTTCGACGCCGATCTACATGTCGTCGACGTTCGCGTTCGCGAGCGCCGAGGAAGGCGCGGGGATCTTTTCGGGCGAGCAGGGCGGTTACGTGTACACGCGCCTCGGCAATCCCACGACGACGGCGCTGGAAAAGGAGATGGCGTATCTGGAAGGCGCGGAGGCGGGACTCGCCTTCACGTCGGGCATGGCGGCGATCTCGGCCATCACGTTCGCACTGTGCCGGACGGGCGACAACCTCGTCGCCGCCCGCTGCCTGTACGGCGGCACGCACAAGTTTTTCGATGGCATGTGCCCGCGATTCGGCATCGAAGCGCGGCCCGTGCGCGGGACGGATCTCGAGTCCGTGGCCGGCGCGATCGACGAGCGTACGCGCATGATCTACGTCGAGACTCCGGCCAACCCGAACATGGAACTGATCGACATCGAGGCCGCGGCCAACGTCGCCCGAAATGCGGGGATTCCACTCGTGGTCGACAACACCTTCGCCACGCCGTATTTGCAGAACCCCATCCACCTCGGCGCGACAATCGTCATGCACTCGGCGACCAAGTACATCGGCGGGCACGGCGACACGGTCGCGGGCGTCGTGGTCGGGCCCCAGGAGTTTATGGATATGTTGCGCGGCGAGTACCTGCGCGACCTGGGCGGCAACATCAGCCCCTTCAACGCGTGGTTGCTGCTGCGCGGGCTCAAGACGCTGCCCGTGCGCATGGATCGCCATTGCCAAAGCGCCATGGAGATCGCCCAATACCTGAACTATCACCCCAAGATCGAGCGCGTGTATTACCCGGGCCTTCGCAATCACCCGCAATACGACCTCGGGCGTCGCCAGATGCGCGGGTTCGGCGGGATGATCGCGTTCGACGTCAAGGGCGGGCGCGACGCCGGCCGCGGCGTGTGCAACGCCGTGCGCCTGTGGACGCTTGCGGTCAGCCTGGGCGACGTGGACAGCCTCATCGAGCATCCGGCCAGCATGACGCACTCCACGTACACCGAGGAGCAACTCGCGAAGGCGGGGATCGGAACGGGCATGGTCCGCCTGTCCGTCGGCCTGGAGGACGTGGACGACCTGATCGAGGACTTGCGTCTGGCCCTCGACCGCGTCTGAGCGCATCCGGGTCGCTTGCCCTCCGTCCGCACTCGTGGTCAATTGCGCGACCATGACGAAGTGGCCGTTTGCCCCGTCGCCCGGCAGTGGGCGATACGTCGCCGCCGTGCTCGCGGCATCGCTTGTCCCGCTTGCGCTCGCGCCGTTTCCGCCGCTGCAGGACCTGCCCGACTGGGCGTTTCAGGCGCGCATCTGGAACGACATCGGCCGCGACGCCTCGGGCCTTGCCGCGCACTACGAGATCGTCGGACTTCCCGTCCCCAACAGCGTCGTCACGATCGCGATGGCATATCTCGCGCGGTGCGTCGGGTATGTGTGGGCGGCAAAGTCGCTCGCGATGTTCACGGCGATCTTCTTCGCGCTAGCTTTTGTGCGTTTCGTGCGCGCGTCGCGGCGCGATTACGCGCCGGGCGTGGAACTCCTCGGCGCTTTCTTCGCCGTTGGTCATTTTTTCTGGATGGGTTTCCTGAACTTTCAACTCGGCCTCGCCGTCGCGTTCTGCGTGCTCGCGGATGTCCTGAACGGTCGGGGTGCGCCGATCCCCCATCGCGCGGCTCGCACGGCGATCGGCCTCGTCGCCTGCTGGTTCTGCCACTTCCTCGCATTCGCCGCGCTGCTCGTGGCGCTTGCCGGACTCGTGTTCGATCGTCATCGCTTTCGCCCCGGCGCATACGCACGCCTCGCGCTGGCGGCGTTGCCGTCGCTTGCGCTGCTCGTCTGGTACGCGTCGGCGCGCGCGGGCGATTTCTTCGTCGGCTATCGCTACGCCAATCCCGTGAAGTGGTTGTGGTACAAGATCGGCCCCTTCGCCGTCGCGACGGGTTTCTACCCGGTCACGTCGCCCGGAACGCAGTGGGTGGTCGCCGCCATCAACGTACTTGCGACGCTCGCGCTCGGCGCGATCGTGCTTGTCGCGCTCGTCCGGCTCGTGCGCGACCGGTCGCCGCTGCGCTTCGCGGTGCTCGCCCTCATCGCCGTCGGCCTTGTCGCTCCGACGCGATTCTTCGAGGTGATTCGACCGGGCGAGCGATGGCTCTTTTTCGGCGTTCTCCTGGTGCTCGCCGCCGCGCCGGGTTTCGATCTGTCGCCGCGATGGACGCGCCGCACCGCGATGGCGCTCGTCGTCGTGTCGCTGCTGAGCGGTGTCCAGGCGCTGGGCGCGGGGTTTGCGATCCGACGTTACGTGGAAGGCATCGAGCGCGCCGTGCCGCCGGGCGCGACGATGCTCGTCGTCTCCGACAGTCACTTTCATTTTCGCGAGGAGCGGCCCTGGGCCGAGAAAGCTCGCGACCCTTATAGCTGGCCGAACTGGGTGTCGGCGCTGAAGTTCGCGCCGAACTGGAATCGAGTGCGTTCGGGAGGCTACGCGCCGGAGCTGTTTCCCAGCGGCTTGGTGCGCCCGCGTCCGCGCGACCTGCCTCCGCTGGGCGGATTGTCGGGCCTCGGCGAAGCCGCTGCGACCGCGCCCTACGATGCGATCGTCGCGTCGGGTATCGCGCCGAATCTTCGCGCGATCGAATCCGCGGCGCGCGCGAATTTCGCGGCCGGAGCGCGGGGACGCAATTTCGTGGTACTCACGCGCGCAAACCGCTCACCCTGACCGGAGCGTTCACTTCGTCCGCCGAAAGACGAGGTCGTTGCGGATCAGCCAGTCGTTGAAGTCGATCAGGTCGAGCCCGAAGTTGTGCAGGCGGTTGAGCTCCGGATCGGGCGGAGGCAGCTCGGCATTCAGGTCGCGCAGCAGGTCGCCTTCGTACGAGAAGCAGTACGACATGTTGCGCTTCGCGTTCTTCTTCAGCTTGGGACCGTAGAACTTGTCCTCGCGGTACTGATTCGCCGCGTCGTAGCAGTAGTCGTTCTCGCGGCGGATATTCCACTGGTCGTCGTGCACCATCATCGCGTAGCGAGGGCGCGGATTGTCGCGCAGCAGGCTGCGTCCGACGAAGCCGTTTTCGACTTCGAGTCCCATGAGGTCGAGCAGCGTGGGCGGGATGTCGACGTGGCTTCCGAGTTCGCGATTCATGCCCGGCGCGACCGAGCCGTCGGGCGTGTAGATCATCATCGGCAATCGGAAGTAGATCTCCAGCTTGCGCGTCATGTCGAGCTTCACGTCGTCGGGAAAGCGCCAGATGCCGTGATCGCCGACGAAGATGAAGATCGTGTCGTGAAACCACGGTTTGTCCTTCGCGAGGTCCATCAACAGGCCGATCGAATGGTCGGTGTAATAGATGCCCCGCGAATAGTTGTCGTAGTCGCCCGCGTATCGCTTGCCTGGAAAGACCGGATCGGTCGGGTAGCTCTGCTGAAACGGGTAGTGATTCGACAGCGTGAGCAGCTCGGCGAAAAACGGCTTGGCCGAACGGTCGATCACGTCGAGCGAGTGACGCACGTGGTCTTCGTCCGACGGCCCCCAGCCCACCATCGTGTGGGGGATCGTCTCGTAGTCTTTGATGTCGCGCACTTCCTTCATGCCGTGTTTCTTGAAGAACGTGCGCGCGTTGGCGTAGTTGCCCTTGTACGACTTGAGCAGCAGCGTGTGATAGTCCTGATCCTTGAAGATCGAGGGCAGGCATTTCAGGTGAATGTCCGGATACGTCTGGAAGATCGATCCGCCGCTCACGCGCTCGTACATCGAGCAGTGGATCGCGCACTCGCTGCGCTGCGTCTGATGGGCGTTGGCGTAGAAGGGATCGAAGACGAGCGACTGCGCGCCGAGAGCGTCGAGATTCGGCGTCAGCGATGCCTTCGCGCCATACAGCCCCATCTCGAACGCGCGCACGGATTCGAGCACCACGAGCAGCACGTTCTTTTTCACGAAGGTCCGCCGTTCGCGGTCTGGATCTGGAACTTTCTTCAGACGTCCATGTGACGTCGGATCGAAATTGTAGAGATCGTCGTCGAAGGGATAGTAGCGCGCGGTGTGGCGCTTCACGCGCTCGGTGCGTTTCGAGAGTGCCCGGTCGTTCTCGAACATCATCGCGACACCGTCGCGCAGTAAATACATCACCGGCTCGTTTTGGACCCGCGCAAGCGGGTGCGCCCGGGTTGCCTCGAACGTTCCGACGAGGACGGCCAGCACGACGAGCAGCCCGATCGCGGGTCCGAGTCGGGGAACGCCGTCGAATCTCTGCTCCGCGACCACCAGCATCGCGGCGGGGATGGCGACGCCGAACACGAGATCCTGCCACCGGAGCAACTCGAAAAAGCTGGTGCCGAGCCCGGCGGCATCGCGCCATTGCAGCATGATCTCCAGCGTCGGCCACGACTGATAGAAACGGAAGTAGAACAGGAAACCGATATGGAGAAGAACCACAACGAGCGCAAAGACGCCTAGCAGGGGCCATCGCCAAATCCGGCGGCGCGGCAGCAGCACGAAGACCCCGGCGACGAAGACGGCGAGCGCGAAGATGTCGAGGAGAACGAGCGGATGGAAGCGCTCGCCGAGCGAGAACCAGGCGTAAGCGCCCGCGACCGCACCGAAGGAGATGGACGCCAGGAGCGGAATCCACGCGGTTCGGGGAAAGGCCGCGCGCAGCGCCCCCGTGGCGACGCGGGCGAGTCGCTTGGCTCCGCCGTCCGGCCGCGGCGTGGTGACCCTTTCGTTGACGACGGGTTTTGTCGCAAGGGCGCGTTTTTGCGCGGGTCTGGTCTTTTTCAAGTCACCGTCTCTTCCACAGCCCCGATGAATTCCTCATCGGCATGCGCGCGAGTTCGCGCCGTCATCGTCAAGTGCGTGACAATTAGATGAATTTCGCGTGACGCGTCAATGGTGAATACATGAGGAGCCGTCGTCGGGGGCGATGAGGGCCGGACGGGGCACTGTCACCCTGAGCGTCCTTGCCGCTGTCATCCTGAGCGTAGCGAAGGATCTGGTCGCGGGTCGGGAGTAGATCCTTCGCTACGCTCAGGATGACAAACGCGGGGGGCGCTCAGGATGACAAACGCGGGGGGCGCTCAGGACGAACGTACTCTAGAAATTCGTCGCGCGCGGAACCTCGTTCGGCAATGGCTTCGGGTAGCGGCTCCTGAGTTCCTTCACCGCGCCTTCGAGCCCGCGCACCGACATCTCGAACATGGGGATCTGCTCGCGGATCATGTTGAGCGTAAACGTCCCGTACGACACGTTCCACTCGTCCTCGGGGATCGGGTTGATCCACACCGCGTGCGCGAAATTTTCCTTGATGCGGCGAAGCCACGCGAGTCCCGAATTCGACTGCGGCGTGGCGTAGTCGATCGCGCCGCGCGGGTGCGTCAGTTCGTAAGGGCTCATGCTCGCGTCGCCGACGATGATGACGCGCGTTTCGGGGTCGCGGCGGAACAGATCGTCCACCTTGACCGGCTTTTCGTAACGCATCGGATCTTCATAGACCACGTCGTAAACGCAGTTGTGAAAGTAGAAAAACCGAACGTCCTTAAACTGGCCACGCGCGTAGTTGAACAGCGTGCGCGTGAGGCGCACGTAAGGCGTCATCGACCAGCCGCCGTTGTCGAGAAAGATGAAGAGCTTGAGTTTGTCGACCTCGCGTCGCTCGAAGACGAGCTCGATCTCGCCGCCCTTACGCACGGTCTCGCGGATGCTCTCGTCGATGTCGAGTTGATCGCGCGGGCCCGCCGGCGTCATCTTGCGCAGGCGATCGAGCGCCTCGCCGATGTTCCGCGTCGTGAGCATCTGCCCATCGGCGTAGTCGATGTAGCGCCGATCCATCGCCACCTTGATCGCGCTGCGGTTGCCGGGCGCGCCGCCCACGCGCATGCCATCGGGGTGGAATCCGCCATGGCCCACGGGGCTTCGCCCGCCCGTGCCGATCCAGCGATCGCCGCCGTCGTGGCGCTCGGTCTGGTCTTGCAGGCGCTTGCGGAAATACTCCATCACCTCGTCGGGGTCCATACCGCGTAGCGCCGCCTTTTCCTCTTCGCTCAGAAACGGCGCGTTCTTGGGATCGGCGAGCCACTGCGCGAGCAGATCCTCGATGTCCGCGGAGAGCGCGGCCAGGACCGACTCGTCGATCGCCTTGCCCTGAAAATGATGGGCGAAGACCTGGTCGTAGATGTCGAAGTACTTCTCGCTCTTCACGAGCAGCGAGCGCGCGACGACGTAGAGATCCATCAGGTTCGTGACGAGCCCCGCGCCGAGGGCCTTTTGCAGACGCAGGAAATCGGTCGGTCGAACCGGCACGCCGTAGTCGCGCAACAAATAGAAAAACGCCTTGAACACCTTCGCCTCAGCTCGCCTTGCCCACCGCCTTTTGCGCGCGGAACAGATCGTCGCTTTTCTTGAACAGCAGCCCGAGCAGCGGGATCGACGTGCGGCTTTCCAGATCCTTGACGTTGAAATCGGGGTCCGAGGTGAGCGCGCGGATCCAGTGGATCAGCTCGCGCGTCGCCGGCTTTTTCTCGATGCCGGGAATCTGCCGCAGCTTGTAAAACGTCGCGATCGTCGCTTCGGCCACGCGTTTGGCGAGATCCGGAAAATGCGCGACGACGATCCGCTGCATCATCGCCTCATCCGGGAACGCGATGTGGTGGAACACGCACCGGCCCAGGAACGGGTCGGAAAGGTCCTTCTTGGCGTTGCTGGTGATGATGACGATCGGGCGATGCTTCGCACGGACCTGTTTGTCGATCTCCTGAATGTCGAACTGCATGTAATCGAGCACGTCGAGCAGGTCGTCCTGAAAATCCGTGTCGGCCTTGTCGATTTCGTCGATCAGCAGCACGACGCGCTGGTCAGTGACGAAGGACTGGCCGATTTTGCCCATGCGGATGTAGTCCTCGATGTTGCTGACGTCGCGCTTGGAATCGCCGAACCGCGAATCGTTGAGCCGCGTGAGCGTGTCGTACTGATAGAGCGCCTCGACCGCCTTCATCGTCGATTTGACGTTCAACACGATCAGATCGGCGCCCAAGCCCTCGGCCACCGCCGACGCGAGCAGCGTCTTGCCGGTGCCGGGCTCGCCCTTCAGCAAAAGCGGCAGTTCGAGGCGGATCGCCACGTTGACAATCTTCGCCAGCTCGTCGTCGAGAACGTAGCTTTGGGTGCCGGAAAAAACTTTGGCATCGGTCATCGGAA comes from Deltaproteobacteria bacterium and encodes:
- a CDS encoding MoxR family ATPase, whose translation is MTDAKVFSGTQSYVLDDELAKIVNVAIRLELPLLLKGEPGTGKTLLASAVAEGLGADLIVLNVKSTMKAVEALYQYDTLTRLNDSRFGDSKRDVSNIEDYIRMGKIGQSFVTDQRVVLLIDEIDKADTDFQDDLLDVLDYMQFDIQEIDKQVRAKHRPIVIITSNAKKDLSDPFLGRCVFHHIAFPDEAMMQRIVVAHFPDLAKRVAEATIATFYKLRQIPGIEKKPATRELIHWIRALTSDPDFNVKDLESRTSIPLLGLLFKKSDDLFRAQKAVGKAS
- a CDS encoding VWA domain-containing protein, which encodes MFKAFFYLLRDYGVPVRPTDFLRLQKALGAGLVTNLMDLYVVARSLLVKSEKYFDIYDQVFAHHFQGKAIDESVLAALSADIEDLLAQWLADPKNAPFLSEEEKAALRGMDPDEVMEYFRKRLQDQTERHDGGDRWIGTGGRSPVGHGGFHPDGMRVGGAPGNRSAIKVAMDRRYIDYADGQMLTTRNIGEALDRLRKMTPAGPRDQLDIDESIRETVRKGGEIELVFERREVDKLKLFIFLDNGGWSMTPYVRLTRTLFNYARGQFKDVRFFYFHNCVYDVVYEDPMRYEKPVKVDDLFRRDPETRVIIVGDASMSPYELTHPRGAIDYATPQSNSGLAWLRRIKENFAHAVWINPIPEDEWNVSYGTFTLNMIREQIPMFEMSVRGLEGAVKELRSRYPKPLPNEVPRATNF